From the Microbacterium thalassium genome, one window contains:
- a CDS encoding GNAT family N-acetyltransferase, translated as MSIEVRAATVFDDVAAVVGPRSPTATVCFCLSYRIGSRESRALRGPARAERVRELCAQDPPPGVLAYDDGVPVGWAALHPRAGTAFARSRTIPHVDDEDAWSLWCLRVRPGHRGRGIMHALVDGAVAYARERGAPVVEAYPVDNDGARVESTMAYVGTRALFERAGFVKVSDTTSVLDGFPRILMRLDLR; from the coding sequence ATGAGCATCGAGGTGCGGGCGGCGACCGTGTTCGACGACGTCGCCGCGGTGGTGGGCCCGCGCAGCCCGACCGCGACGGTGTGCTTCTGCCTGAGCTACCGCATCGGGTCGCGCGAGAGCCGCGCGCTGCGAGGTCCCGCGCGCGCCGAGCGCGTGCGAGAGCTGTGCGCCCAGGACCCGCCGCCGGGCGTGCTCGCCTACGACGACGGCGTGCCCGTCGGCTGGGCCGCGCTGCATCCGCGGGCAGGCACCGCGTTCGCGCGCAGCCGGACGATCCCGCACGTCGACGACGAGGACGCCTGGTCGCTGTGGTGCCTCCGCGTGCGGCCCGGCCATCGGGGGCGGGGAATCATGCACGCACTCGTCGACGGCGCGGTCGCCTATGCGCGCGAGCGCGGCGCCCCGGTCGTCGAGGCGTACCCGGTCGACAACGACGGCGCGCGGGTCGAGTCGACGATGGCGTACGTCGGCACCAGAGCCCTGTTCGAGCGGGCGGGGTTCGTGAAGGTCTCCGACACGACCTCGGTGCTCGACGGCTTCCCGCGCATCCTGATGCGGCTCGACCTGCGGTAG
- a CDS encoding DinB family protein produces MNEILRRRFARANTLYLDLVDALTAEQLGSRLPGLPSDTAGHQLWCALGARESYVRAARAGEWRGFTSPVTASETTDAAALRAAFETTAAGVDAWLAELAPDDEESATYALALLEHETQHHGQLIRYLYGLGIDRPASWQRQYALDEDF; encoded by the coding sequence GTGAACGAGATCCTGCGCCGCCGCTTCGCCCGCGCGAACACCCTGTACCTCGACCTCGTCGACGCGCTCACCGCCGAGCAGCTCGGCTCGCGCCTCCCGGGACTGCCGTCGGACACCGCCGGGCACCAGCTGTGGTGCGCGCTGGGCGCGCGGGAGAGCTATGTGCGGGCGGCCCGCGCGGGGGAGTGGCGCGGGTTCACCAGTCCGGTCACCGCGTCCGAGACGACGGACGCCGCCGCCCTGCGGGCCGCGTTCGAGACCACCGCCGCGGGCGTCGACGCGTGGCTCGCCGAGCTCGCGCCCGACGACGAGGAGTCGGCGACCTACGCGCTCGCGCTGCTCGAGCACGAGACGCAGCACCACGGCCAGCTGATCCGCTACCTGTACGGCCTCGGCATCGACCGGCCGGCGTCGTGGCAGCGGCAGTACGCGCTCGACGAGGACTTCTGA